From Cellulomonas fimi ATCC 484, a single genomic window includes:
- a CDS encoding tyrosine-type recombinase/integrase produces the protein MSVTRRAHPTGKVTWRAKVFFEGRVIAQRSFGRRVDAKRWEADQLAKLDAGTWIDPARGRMTFAALAEEWQASRGHLAVRSQETTRFLLDKYVIPEIGAYPISGISAADVERVMSALTARGLATATRRRALSMMRLVFDYAIRDRRLSVNVARMVALPRGGTKREPHWLRPEQLGRLVMAVPPLCQPVVLFLGTTGCRFSEMAALRVDDVVQTPHGLGVRVHRAATQSKRTSGAVFGPTKTHQTRTVPVPAALDEYVRTRVAFTAPGGYLFPSPSGGVWTNTNFRARSGWMEATRRAGVEGTTIHDLRHTAASLLIAAGADVKAVQVILGHSTATMTMDLYGHLFSEATWQAMERLPVIPLTQGLRQIEPGTVGRQREQL, from the coding sequence ATGTCCGTCACCAGGCGGGCGCACCCGACGGGCAAGGTGACCTGGCGCGCGAAGGTGTTCTTCGAGGGCCGGGTCATCGCTCAGCGGTCGTTCGGGCGCCGGGTCGACGCCAAGCGCTGGGAGGCGGACCAGCTCGCGAAGCTGGACGCCGGCACGTGGATCGACCCGGCGCGCGGGCGGATGACGTTCGCGGCGCTGGCCGAGGAGTGGCAGGCCTCGCGTGGTCACCTGGCGGTGCGCAGCCAGGAGACCACGCGGTTCCTGCTGGACAAGTACGTGATCCCGGAGATCGGGGCGTACCCGATCTCTGGGATCTCGGCCGCCGACGTCGAGCGGGTCATGTCGGCGCTGACGGCGCGCGGGCTGGCGACGGCGACGCGGCGTCGCGCGCTGTCGATGATGCGGCTGGTGTTCGACTACGCGATCCGCGACCGGCGGCTGTCGGTGAACGTCGCGCGGATGGTGGCCCTGCCGCGCGGGGGCACCAAGCGCGAGCCGCACTGGCTGCGGCCCGAGCAGCTCGGCCGACTGGTCATGGCGGTGCCGCCGCTGTGCCAGCCGGTCGTGCTGTTCCTCGGGACGACGGGGTGCCGGTTCTCGGAGATGGCGGCGCTGCGGGTCGACGACGTCGTGCAGACCCCGCACGGGCTCGGGGTGCGGGTGCACCGGGCGGCGACGCAGTCCAAGCGGACCAGCGGGGCGGTGTTCGGGCCCACGAAGACCCATCAGACGCGGACGGTGCCGGTGCCGGCGGCGCTGGACGAGTACGTGCGGACGCGGGTCGCCTTCACCGCGCCGGGCGGGTACCTGTTCCCGAGCCCGAGCGGGGGCGTGTGGACGAACACCAACTTCCGGGCGCGGTCGGGGTGGATGGAGGCCACGCGACGCGCGGGCGTGGAGGGGACGACGATCCACGACCTGCGCCACACCGCTGCGTCGCTGCTCATCGCGGCCGGGGCGGACGTGAAGGCGGTGCAGGTGATCCTCGGGCACTCCACCGCGACGATGACGATGGACCTGTACGGGCACCTCTTCAGCGAGGCCACGTGGCAGGCGATGGAACGGCTACCCGTGATCCCGCTGACGCAGGGGCTACGGCAGATCGAGCCGGGGACAGTTGGTCGCCAGCGCGAGCAACTCTGA
- a CDS encoding DUF6527 family protein: MSHVHSVDHRFVELLPTPLERGVLYISGAHDIVAHLCLCGCGNEVVTPLGPAGWVLRYDGRVSLSPSIGNGALPCKSHYVIQGSRVHWLSKMTEDQHHRAQARDRDAVRGLNPTRLGRAKRLFTSLLRRGRV, from the coding sequence GTGAGCCACGTGCATAGCGTTGATCATCGATTCGTCGAACTGCTGCCTACGCCTCTCGAGCGCGGCGTGTTGTACATCAGCGGTGCGCATGACATTGTCGCCCATCTGTGCCTGTGTGGGTGTGGAAACGAGGTGGTCACTCCCCTCGGCCCAGCGGGCTGGGTACTCCGCTACGATGGCCGGGTCAGCCTCTCGCCCTCTATTGGCAACGGGGCTCTCCCGTGCAAATCGCACTACGTCATCCAAGGGTCGCGTGTGCATTGGCTCTCGAAGATGACCGAAGACCAGCACCACCGAGCGCAGGCTCGAGACCGGGACGCGGTGCGCGGGCTCAATCCGACGAGGCTAGGCCGCGCGAAGCGACTGTTTACTAGCCTCCTTCGGCGGGGTCGTGTCTGA
- a CDS encoding ThiF family adenylyltransferase — translation MDALSRLLEDGYDVELREGYLVVSDVPYVTTDRSVARGCLVMPANMAGDELTTPTDHTTHFAGSEPCDDQGQPLMKVINSAQVNEFLPGLRTDFYFSAKPPGGNYGDYHTKVSVYVELLCRWARLIDPAVTARTYPVREVGVEEDYPFCYRDSASSRAGTSALNAVFRGMRVAIVGLGGTGSHILDLVAKVPVAEIHLYDGDVFVNHNAFRAPGAAGVDDVRRRSNKAEYWAGQYSRLKRGIYAHPDYFGAENVDELAGFDFVFLALDDGSDRKGIVAALESASLSFIDVGMGVIDTGAGLTGMLRVSTSTPRRRTRIPVGGNAPDEYARNIQIGDLNALNAALAVIQWKRHLGFYADMAGDVPAFAYPVSDNTIAGLVA, via the coding sequence ATGGATGCGCTCAGCCGCCTGCTCGAGGATGGCTACGACGTCGAGCTCCGCGAGGGCTACCTCGTGGTGAGCGACGTCCCATACGTGACCACCGACAGGAGTGTAGCCAGGGGGTGTCTAGTCATGCCGGCGAACATGGCCGGTGATGAACTGACGACCCCTACGGACCACACGACCCACTTCGCGGGGTCCGAGCCTTGCGACGACCAGGGCCAGCCACTGATGAAGGTGATCAACAGCGCGCAGGTCAACGAGTTCCTCCCCGGGCTCCGCACGGACTTCTACTTCTCCGCCAAGCCGCCCGGGGGCAACTACGGCGACTACCACACCAAGGTGAGCGTCTACGTCGAGCTCCTCTGCCGCTGGGCGCGTCTCATCGATCCGGCCGTCACGGCGCGCACGTACCCCGTTCGCGAAGTCGGTGTCGAGGAGGACTACCCGTTCTGCTACCGCGACTCCGCCTCAAGCCGGGCCGGCACCAGCGCGCTGAACGCGGTGTTCAGGGGCATGAGGGTTGCGATCGTCGGCCTCGGCGGTACGGGGTCGCACATTCTCGACCTCGTGGCCAAGGTGCCCGTCGCAGAGATCCACCTCTATGACGGCGACGTCTTCGTGAACCATAACGCCTTCCGAGCCCCCGGGGCGGCGGGCGTCGATGACGTCCGACGCCGATCTAACAAAGCCGAGTACTGGGCGGGTCAGTACTCGCGTCTGAAGAGAGGCATCTACGCCCATCCTGACTACTTCGGTGCGGAGAACGTGGATGAGCTCGCTGGCTTCGACTTCGTGTTCCTTGCGCTCGACGATGGATCGGACCGCAAGGGTATCGTCGCCGCGCTCGAGTCCGCGAGCCTGTCGTTCATCGACGTGGGCATGGGTGTCATCGACACCGGCGCGGGCCTGACGGGGATGCTTCGTGTGTCGACCAGCACGCCCCGTCGGCGCACGCGAATCCCCGTCGGCGGCAACGCGCCAGATGAGTATGCGCGGAACATCCAGATTGGTGATCTCAACGCACTCAACGCCGCTCTGGCGGTCATTCAGTGGAAGCGGCACCTGGGGTTCTATGCTGACATGGCTGGCGACGTTCCAGCGTTCGCCTATCCAGTGAGCGACAATACGATCGCCGGGCTGGTCGCGTGA
- a CDS encoding multiubiquitin domain-containing protein: MSTADTPAELASPERGRMTEIFVNARPHLVADKAVSFEEVVALAFPGQEPAPDTEYIVTYTRAQHGNGSGSLAPGQEVRVKKGTSFSVQITTRS, encoded by the coding sequence GTGAGCACAGCAGATACGCCGGCGGAGCTGGCGTCCCCCGAGCGCGGCAGGATGACCGAGATCTTCGTCAACGCGCGTCCGCACCTCGTCGCGGACAAGGCCGTGTCGTTCGAGGAAGTCGTCGCCCTCGCCTTCCCCGGGCAGGAGCCGGCACCCGACACGGAGTACATCGTCACGTACACCCGCGCGCAGCACGGGAACGGGTCGGGCTCCCTTGCTCCCGGCCAGGAGGTGCGCGTGAAGAAGGGTACGAGCTTCAGCGTCCAGATCACGACCCGGTCCTGA